From a region of the Mercurialis annua linkage group LG1-X, ddMerAnnu1.2, whole genome shotgun sequence genome:
- the LOC130015062 gene encoding uncharacterized protein LOC130015062, with the protein MLSGWSTSGRLACPYCMKNTEAFTLPESGKQSWFDCHRKFLPTGHHFRRNVTEFRKGKQVRHQFGGVRTGDEVLAEVDGLGFKRAYENDAKATNDELSKGRGWNRKNIFWDLPYWRTNTKDTAKSRAELNKICDRPDLAQDEETGRYPKALYALDRDLKKILLEWIQKLKFPDGYVSNLSRCVDLNSLKMMGMKSHDCHVFMQRLLPIALRELLPAEVWEPLTELSIFFRELTATSLKKTDLQRLELDIPKILCKLERIFPPSFFDSMEHLPVHLPYEAMMAGPVQYRWMYPFERYLRKLKNKVSNKGRVEGSISSEYLLEETAKFASFYFKDGDLMVPCRVQRNEVCEMDVDDDFDRLSIFKPKGRPVGACRNRYMDDAEYVAARSYIFLNCPEIEPYREVFEGELYEFNPEITQTEIVVKLEREFAFWFEQYVKDPTVCTNPYILSLAKGPLRSVKTFKGYYVNGFKFNTEEYVEDRVTMNSGVCVKGSLYGPAESDFYGVLTDIIELEYPALPIKRMVLFKCNWFDPTKTVAFQDDIAEHPLDVITNDDPTNLVDPNGEAEEAALHNPPIVETEDDYPLSSSDDDDIGAEDEIEIV; encoded by the exons atgTTGTCTGGTTGGAGCACATCAGGAAGATTGGCATGTCCGTATTGTATGAAAAATACTGAGGCTTTCACGTTGCCCGAGAGTGGTAAACAATCCTGGTTTGATTGTCACAGAAAGTTTTTACCTACAGGACACCATTTCCGTCGGAACGTTACCGAATTCCGAAAAGGCAAACAAGTAAGGCATCAATTTGGAGGTGTGAGGACTGGAGATGAAGTGTTAGCAGAGGTGGACGGTCTGGGGTTTAAGAGGGCCTATGAGAATGATGCTAAGGCTACGAATGATGAACTATCTAAAGGCCGTGGTTGGAaccgaaaaaatatattttgggATTTACCGTATTGGAGGACAAAT ACGAAAGATACGGCAAAATCTCGGGCAGAGTTGAATAAAATTTGTGATCGTCCTGACCTGGCACAAGATGAGGAAACTGGTAGATATCCAAAGGCtttgtatgctttggacagagatttaaaaaagattttgtTAGAATGGATTCAAAAGTTAAAGTTTCCGGATGGTTACGTGTCCAACTTGTCTAGGTGCGTTGATTTAAACAGTTTAAAGATGATGGGCATGAAAAGTCATGATTGTCATGTCTTCATGCAACGACTTTTGCCAATTGCTCTTCGGGAGCTTCTTCCGGCAGAAGTGTGGGAGCCTTTAACAGAGTTGAGTATATTCTTCAGAGAGTTAACTGCCACATCGCTGAAAAAGACGGATCTTCAGAGATTAGAGCTTGATATCCCGAAGATACTGTGCAAGTTGGAACGTATATTTCCGCCGAGTTTTTTTGATTCGATGGAACATCTCCCCGTACACCTTCcgtacgaagctatgatggcaggacctGTTCAGTATCGTTGGATGTATCCGTTTGAAAG ATACCTgagaaaactcaaaaataaggTTTCGAATAAAGGCAGAGTGGAAGGAAGCATTAGCAGCGAATATCTACTGGAGGAAACAGCAAAATTTGCATCTTTTTATTTCAAGGATGGTGATCTGATGGTACCATGTCGGGtgcaaagaaatgaagtttgcGAAATGGACGTTGATGATGATTTCGACAGATTATCtattttcaaaccgaaagggCGACCTGTAGGTGCTTGTCGGAACAGATATATGGATGATGCTGAATATGTTGCTGCCCGAAGCTACATCTTTTTGAATTGCCCTGAAATCGAACCTTACAGAGA AGTTTTTGAAGGCGAGTTGTATGAATTCAACCCCGAAATTACACAGACCGAAATTGTAGTCAAGTTGGAGAGGGAATTCGCCTTTTGGTTCGAGCAATAT GTGAAAGACCCAACTGTCTGTACCAATCCCTATATTCTAAGTCTTGCAAAAGGACCGCTTAGATCGGTCAAAACATTCAAGGGGTACTATGTGAACGGGTTTAAATTCAATACTGAAGAATATGTGGAGGATCGGGTTACAATGAATAGCGGAGTCTGTGTAAAAGGATCACTCTACGGCCCAGCTGAAAGcgacttttatggagtgttgACTGACATtattgagttagagtatccagctctaCCAATAAAGAGGAtggttttatttaaatgtaattggtttGATCCTACAAAAACGGTTG CTTTCCAAGATGATATTGCAGAACATCCGCTCGATGTCATAACGAATGACGACCCGACAAATTTAGTTGATCCGAATGGCGAGGCGGAGGAGGCTGCATTACACAACCCTCCAATAGTAGAGACAGAAGATGATTATCCACTATCCTCATCAGACGATGATGACATTGGAGCGGAAGATGAAATAGAAATTGTATGA